One stretch of Coregonus clupeaformis isolate EN_2021a unplaced genomic scaffold, ASM2061545v1 scaf0356, whole genome shotgun sequence DNA includes these proteins:
- the LOC121560026 gene encoding uncharacterized protein LOC121560026 isoform X2 → MERCSISPVKRLTALRCLFFLLVAAVTRPSTCNRDDEGEGQVEALSAQLSVTGQVTPTPIWSVDWGPTLPLEDETHNILSSQEADLHHHGHEVPTTTVEAWPHHQSAPGSALPQEPLDLLEAPDAEGVEDGRSEAEEREPEEVDPQFYVTVTISSLLILTAVIITAKLWIPVVNL, encoded by the exons ATGGAGAGATG ctccatcTCTCCTGTCAAACGACTGACCGCCCTCCGCTGCCTTTTCTTCCTCCTGGTTGCCGCGGTGACGCGACCCTCAACCTGTAACCGTGACGACGAGGGCGAGGGGCAGGTGGAGGCCCTCTCGGCCCAGCTGTCCGTCACAGGACAGGTCACACCCACCCCTATTTGGTCTGTGGACTGGGGCCCCACTCTACCTCTGGAGGACGAGACTCATAACATCCTGTCCAGCCAGGAAGCAGACCTGCATCACCATGGGCATGAAGTCCCCACGACAACCGTCGAGGCCTGGCCGCATCATCAGAGTGCACCGGGCAGTGCTTTGCCCCAGGAGCCCCTGGACCTGCTGGAGGCCCCGGACGCAGAGGGAGTGGAAGATGGAAGAAGTGAGGCGGAGGAGAGAGAGCCTGAGGAAG TGGACCCTCAGTTCTACGTCACTGTGACCATCTCCTCTCTGCTCATCCTGACTGCTGTCATCATTACAGCCAAACTCTG